The Columba livia isolate bColLiv1 breed racing homer chromosome W, bColLiv1.pat.W.v2, whole genome shotgun sequence genome window below encodes:
- the LOC135577177 gene encoding protein ARK2N-like isoform X2 has product MKMETVVKAEELVDSEVPPKTSAKQETAPDEDGPIELETQTQKDSVPTAADSAVLSSMPCLLMELRRDFSESQIAFTENDKPTGSQVYESDSSNHCMLSPSSSGHLADSDTLSSTEENEPCQAEAAVEGYPSVVSGAAVGRKSRRSRSESETSTMAAKKNRQSSDKQNGRVTKVKGHRSQKHKERIRLLRQKREAAARKKYNLLQGSSTSDSDLTCDSSMSSSDDEEVSGSSKTVIAEIPGGPPIITHYDISDTNSDPEVVNVDNLLAAAVVQEHNNSLGNQDSGSTWRTRGLLDELSADTGHLDPGFLASDKTSSINAQTNEEINIASSDSEVEIVGVQEQNRSRLAVMKY; this is encoded by the exons ATGAAGATGGAGACAGTTGTAAAAGCAGAAGAACTTGTTGATTCAGAAGTTCCACCAAAGACTTCTGCAAAGCAAGAGACTGCTCCTGATGAAGACGGACCTATAGAACTGGAGACACAAACTCAGAAGGACAGTGTGCCCACTGCAGCAGACTCTGCAGTGCTCTCTTCAATGCCTTGCTTACTGATGGAACTGAGGCGAGACTTCTCGGAGTCTCAGATAGCATTTACAGAGAATGATAAGCCAACGGGTAGTCAAGTTTACGAAAGTGACTCTTCTAATCATTGCATGCTTTCCCCTTCTTCCAGTGGGCATTTGGCTGACTCAGATACATTGTCTTCCACAGAAGAGAATGAGCCCTGTCAAGCTGAAGCTGCTGTAGAGGGATACCCTTCTGTGGTGTCTGGGGCTGCAGTTGGGAGAAAATCCAGGCGATCCAGGTCTGAAAGTGAAACTTCAACAATGGCTGCCAAGAAAAACCGACAATCTAGTGATAAGCAGAATGGTCGAGTTACCAAGGTAAAAGGTCATCGAAGccaaaagcacaaagaaagaatcCGGCTCTTAAGACAGAAACGGGAGGCAGCTGCTCGCAAGAAGTACAACCTGCTACAGGGCAGCAGTACCAGTGATAGTGACCTGACGTGTGACTCAAGCATGAGTTCATCAGATGATGAAGAGGTTTCAGGGAGCAGCAAGACAGTCATTGCAGAGATACCAG GTGGACCTCCAATTATAACTCATTATGATATATCAGACACAAATTCAGACCCAGAAGTGGTAAATGTGGACAATCTGTTGGCAGCTGCAGTAGTTCAAGAGCACAATAATTCTTTAGGAAATCAAGACTCGGGCTCTACCTGGAGAACAAGAGGGCTGCTAGATGAACTGAGTGCTGATACAG GTCATTTGGATCCAGGCTTCCTTGCAAGTGACAAAACCTCTTCTATTAATGCCCAGACCAATGAAGAAATCAATATTGCCTCTTCTGATAGTGAAGTAGAGATTGTTGGAGTTCAGGAACAAAACAG